A genomic segment from Aegilops tauschii subsp. strangulata cultivar AL8/78 chromosome 1, Aet v6.0, whole genome shotgun sequence encodes:
- the LOC109742684 gene encoding uncharacterized protein isoform X2, with translation MSWMGKRGLGGESPHCRRRRTRAGGPGATSTTSPPHPVRPCLLQARRLLRHRLGGPRANHAQSLQWRFKCDPSEQEKADGVLEENLTRKVKQMLHEEKAAAIKILKKKGQLPTELTKEDEDGNRWPTKEALISAKRVDFGTDVGWRLLCEHWTSTGFRGLSLTNKRNRLANGNTVFHCSGARNVVATRQFLKLKTGKDPGISGAWLHTHKLHRGTDEEQICSQRTADHWEDFDKAMKNAHGENWEEEHPDLDGQIIYEASGRMPHGRLGIANELFSKAEKAKFKSKRAMASQPVQSAKEERLERENKHLKQEIKRLRGIELVVQSLAEKGGVDFDGIMQSAADDLSPSYSEGGFQRGRGDVPQHQTEKGMGSRTGGSTSHGNDDEDDYYGNGGYDNYGEGDLYGDEHYDHYGHGEYDDYGDEDDYGYGGGDGDDDDWL, from the exons ATGAGCTGGATGGGGAAGCGGGGGTTGGGTGGGGAGAGCCCGCACTGTCGGAGAAGACGAACGAGGGCTGGCGGCCCCGGAGCTACCTCCACTACCTCGCCGCCGCATCCAGTCCGACCCTGCCTCCTGCAAGCACGGCGACTTCTTCGACACCGTCTGGGCGGGCCACGAGCTAACCACGCCCAATCTCTTCAG TGGCGTTTCAAGTGCGACCCATCGGAGCAAGAGAAGGCAGATGGTGTTTTGGAGGAGAACTTAACTAGGAAAGTGAAGCAGATGCTACATGAGGAAAAGGCGGCAGCCATAAAAATATTAAAGAAGAAGGGACAATTGCCTACAGAACTAACAAAAGAGGATGAGGATGGTAACCGCTGGCCAACTAAGGAAGCTTTAATTTCTGCAAAGAGAGTTGACTTTGGAACAGACGTTGGTTGGCGTCTACTATGTGAGCACTGGACTAGTACTGGATTTAGAGGGTTATCTTTAACCAACAAGAGGAACAGACTTGCTAATGGGAACACTGTCTTCCATTGCAGTGGTGCTAGAAATGTTGTCGCCACGCGTCAATTTCTG AAACTCAAAACCGGGAAAGACCCTGGAATTTCTGGTGCTTGGCTTCACACGCACAAATTGCATCGAGGGACTGATGAAGAGCAGATATGCAGTCAAAGAACTGCTGATCATTGG gaggatttTGATAAGGCAATGAAAAATGCCCATGGAGAAAATTGGGAAGAGGAGCACCCGGATTTAGATGGACAGATCATCTATGAAGCATCAGGCAGAATGCCACATGGCAGGCTGGGAATTGCTAATGAGTTGTTTAGCAAAGCAGAGAAGGCGAAGTTTAAGTCTAAAAGGGCGATGGCCTCACAGCCGGTGCAGTCTGCTAAGGAGGAGCGTCTAGAAAGAGAAAACAAACATTTGAAGCAGGAGATCAAGCGTCTTCGAGGCATTGAGCTTGTTGTTCAG TCTTTGGCTGAGAAAGGGGGAGTCGACTTTGATGGCATAATGCAATCAGCAGCAGATGACTTG TCTCCATCATATTCTGAAGGTGGATTTCAAAGGGGACGAGGTGATGTGCCTCAACACCAAACCGAAAAG GGAATGGGAAGCAGGACTGGAGGCAGTACGAGTCATGgaaatgatgatgaggatgactaCTATGGCAATGGGGGATATGATAACTATGGCGAGGGTGATCTGTATGGTGATGAGCACTATGATCACTATGGCCATGGGGAATATGATGACTATGGAGATGAGGATGACTATGGCTATGGCGGTGGCGATGGCGATGATGATGATTGGCTATAA
- the LOC109742667 gene encoding paired amphipathic helix protein Sin3-like 5 isoform X1, whose translation MASPNEADDDNFGYKGGEKEYMLETMQCLLFARENLPGDVYHEFVKTMTGIWKKRADPDGEIRNICPENCIETALKLFQGCPTVKQSFLNFTEGRSPFDGNGNVDAVAVNPLMQKPMDFLSRVKTCPNISDDDYAAFLQTMQDFCRDRTMTPREVYSNVERCMRNCPELLEEFIDNFLPADLKALVKENDNHSLDGVHMKEGNGVSPHTEEDEEDKVKPLPAWTTSRIDELPPKLEPKELKRHCTPSYYLLPDNCIPQLSYRTELGRSILNDALICPVSEEESPNHKAANEYEAKMLLCEEDMFESDMLLQWFSVTADFIANLQHRAGSDVKIKEQLTPLHRRCIIRLYGEEFLEALLDTDNASAALPVILSRLNHSIVELQEARLRLRKTRSEVMAKNYYRALDHRGPSFKQLDAKRMSRKALLAEAKEINAMKPKAEDQYANPDIHRDISSIISSACASEEKQMVTWTKIVHPFLSAHCAQPSSEETVAPEKACEHCGTRKDILNNNPDAFTDNNLPLSSKRGEFVSKNSKDFSSSHDGSGADIEEGEFIPDRETIVSDVMRGAGKEPVSCDVAASVRDGLSSRCRIIDSSEPSTRDHGDKHEKQHESRQTSAKPRGVKGGTCCFLVVLRRLYQILYNRLQNARYLCTSDNLYAEFKEKLTKLHYRVIDNSNFEDFCLKYLGPMSFELFTLDTVINQVIKQLCIISSKDPDNSIVQFLENLQRPILPNELPKHDREEQERALDDTVKLPRHFERRKKRKLENSATGSCQLGGVTETHH comes from the exons ATGGCGTCTCCCAATGAAGCTGACGACGACAATTTTGGATACAAAGGGGGGGAAAAAGAGTACATGCTGGAGACTATGCAATGCTTGCTATTTGCTAGAGAGAACCTCCCCGGTGACGTGTACCACGAGTTTGTCAAGACCATGACCGGCATTTGGAAAAAACG TGCCGACCCTGATGGTGAAATAAGGAATATCTGCCCTGAAAACTGCATAGAGACGGCCTTGAAGCTATTCCAGGGCTGTCCTACAGTTAAACAGAGCTTCTTGAACTTTACCGAAGGCCGTAGCCCCTTCGACGGCAATGGCAATGTCGATGCCGTTGCTGTCAACCCCCTGATGCAGAAACCAATGGATTTTCTTTCCAGAGTGAAG ACATGTCCTAACATCAGCGACGATGATTATGCTGCTTTTTTACAAACCATGCAAGATTTTTGCAGGGACAGGACCATGACCCCTCGAGAAGTTTACAGTAAT GTGGAGAGATGCATGCGTAACTGCCCTGAGCTGTTGGAAGAGTTTATAGATAATTTTCTCCCGGCAGACCTGAAG GCCTTAGTTAAAGAAAATGATAATCACAGCTTGGATGGTGTCCATATGAAAGAAG GTAATGGAGTGTCGCCTCACACTGAAGAGGACGAGGAAGACAAGGTTAAACCCTTGCCAGCATGGACTACCTCAAGAATTGATGAATTGCCCCCAAAATTGGAACCCAAGGAACTCAAAAGACATTGCACTCCTAGCTATTACCTGCTGCCAGATAAT TGTATACCTCAATTGAGTTACCGGACCGAACTGGGAAGGTCTATTCTCAACGATGCTTTGATTTGTCCTGTATCTGAGGAGGAAAGCCCTAACCATAAAGCTGCAAATGAATATGAAGCAAAAATGTTGCTTTGCGAAGAAGACAT GTTTGAGAGTGACATGCTCCTGCAGTGGTTTAGTGTGACTGCGGACTTCATTGCGAATCTCCAACATCGTGCTGGCAGCGATGTGAAGATTAAGGAACAACTAACTC CTCTACATAGGAGATGCATCATAAGACTATATGGTGAGGAATTTCTTGAAGCTCTGTTGGATACCGACAATGCTAGTGCTGCTCTCCCTGTTATACTTTCTCGTTTGAATCACAGCATAGTAGAACTACAGGAGGCACGATTGCGTTTGCGTAAGACTCGCTCAGAAGTTATGGCAAAAAATTACTACAGAGCACTTGATCATCGCGGCCCCTCTTTCAAACAACTGGATGCAAAGAGAATGAGCCGGAAAG CTTTGCTGGCTGAAGCCAAAGAAATCAATGCAATGAAGCCAAAGGCTGAAGATCAATATGCTAATCCTGACATACACAGGGACATAAGCAGCATAATCTCCTCTGCATGCGCTTCTGAAGAGAAGCAGATGGTGACTTGGACAAAAATAGTACATCCATTTCTTTCTGCTCACTGTGCACAGCCTTCATCAGAGGAAACTGTAGCTCCTGAAAAAGCTTGTGAACATTGCGGCACCAGAAAAGATATTCTAAATAACAATCCTGATGCTTTCACTGACAATAATCTTCCTCTATCGTCCAAG AGAGGTGAATTCGTAAGCAAAAATTCCAAAGACTTTAGCTCTTCACACGATGGTTCTGGTGCAGACATTGAGGAAGGCGAGTTCATACCCGATCGAGAAACCATTGTGTCGGATGTCATGCGTGGTGCCGGAAAAGAACCAGTAAGTTGTGATGTTGCTGCTTCTGTTAGAGATGGGTTGAGCTCTCGTTGCCGCATAATCGATTCTTCCGAACCTAGTACTCGTGACCATGGGGACAAACATGAAAAGCAGCATGAATCAAGGCAAACATCTGCTAAACCGCGTGGTGTGAAAGGAGGAACTTGTTGTTTCCTCGTTGTGCTTCGCAGGCTCTACCAG ATTTTATATAACAGACTACAGAATGCGAGATATTTATGCACCAGTGACAACCTATATGCAGA ATTTAAGGAGAAACTCACCAAGCTGCATTATCGCGTTATTGATAATTCCAATTTTGAGGACTTCTGCCTGAAATATCTTGGGCCAATGTCTTTTGAACTTTTTACTCTGGATACAGTGATAAACCAAGTTATCAAGCAG CTGTGCATAATTTCTTCCAAGGATCCAGACAACTCAATCGTTCAATTCCTTGAGAACTTACAAAGGCCAATTCTACCCAATGAATTGCCAAAGCATGATCGAGAGGAGCAGGAGAGAGCTCTTGATGATACCGTAAAACTCCCACGCCATTTTGAGAGACG GAAAAAACGCAAGTTGGAGAACAGTGCAACGGGTTCCTGTCAGCTTGGAGGAGTGACTGAAACTCATCACTGA
- the LOC109742684 gene encoding uncharacterized protein isoform X4 gives MLHEEKAAAIKILKKKGQLPTELTKEDEDGNRWPTKEALISAKRVDFGTDVGWRLLCEHWTSTGFRGLSLTNKRNRLANGNTVFHCSGARNVVATRQFLKLKTGKDPGISGAWLHTHKLHRGTDEEQICSQRTADHWEDFDKAMKNAHGENWEEEHPDLDGQIIYEASGRMPHGRLGIANELFSKAEKAKFKSKRAMASQPVQSAKEERLERENKHLKQEIKRLRGIELVVQSLAEKGGVDFDGIMQSAADDLSPSYSEGGFQRGRGDVPQHQTEKGMGSRTGGSTSHGNDDEDDYYGNGGYDNYGEGDLYGDEHYDHYGHGEYDDYGDEDDYGYGGGDGDDDDWL, from the exons ATGCTACATGAGGAAAAGGCGGCAGCCATAAAAATATTAAAGAAGAAGGGACAATTGCCTACAGAACTAACAAAAGAGGATGAGGATGGTAACCGCTGGCCAACTAAGGAAGCTTTAATTTCTGCAAAGAGAGTTGACTTTGGAACAGACGTTGGTTGGCGTCTACTATGTGAGCACTGGACTAGTACTGGATTTAGAGGGTTATCTTTAACCAACAAGAGGAACAGACTTGCTAATGGGAACACTGTCTTCCATTGCAGTGGTGCTAGAAATGTTGTCGCCACGCGTCAATTTCTG AAACTCAAAACCGGGAAAGACCCTGGAATTTCTGGTGCTTGGCTTCACACGCACAAATTGCATCGAGGGACTGATGAAGAGCAGATATGCAGTCAAAGAACTGCTGATCATTGG gaggatttTGATAAGGCAATGAAAAATGCCCATGGAGAAAATTGGGAAGAGGAGCACCCGGATTTAGATGGACAGATCATCTATGAAGCATCAGGCAGAATGCCACATGGCAGGCTGGGAATTGCTAATGAGTTGTTTAGCAAAGCAGAGAAGGCGAAGTTTAAGTCTAAAAGGGCGATGGCCTCACAGCCGGTGCAGTCTGCTAAGGAGGAGCGTCTAGAAAGAGAAAACAAACATTTGAAGCAGGAGATCAAGCGTCTTCGAGGCATTGAGCTTGTTGTTCAG TCTTTGGCTGAGAAAGGGGGAGTCGACTTTGATGGCATAATGCAATCAGCAGCAGATGACTTG TCTCCATCATATTCTGAAGGTGGATTTCAAAGGGGACGAGGTGATGTGCCTCAACACCAAACCGAAAAG GGAATGGGAAGCAGGACTGGAGGCAGTACGAGTCATGgaaatgatgatgaggatgactaCTATGGCAATGGGGGATATGATAACTATGGCGAGGGTGATCTGTATGGTGATGAGCACTATGATCACTATGGCCATGGGGAATATGATGACTATGGAGATGAGGATGACTATGGCTATGGCGGTGGCGATGGCGATGATGATGATTGGCTATAA
- the LOC109742684 gene encoding uncharacterized protein isoform X1 translates to MSWMGKRGLGGESPHCRRRRTRAGGPGATSTTSPPHPVRPCLLQARRLLRHRLGGPRANHAQSLQWRFKCDPSEQEKADGVLEENLTRKVKQMLHEEKAAAIKILKKKGQLPTELTKEDEDGNRWPTKEALISAKRVDFGTDVGWRLLCEHWTSTGFRGLSLTNKRNRLANGNTVFHCSGARNVVATRQFLKLKTGKDPGISGAWLHTHKLHRGTDEEQICSQRTADHWEDFDKAMKNAHGENWEEEHPDLDGQIIYEASGRMPHGRLGIANELFSKAEKAKFKSKRAMASQPVQSAKEERLERENKHLKQEIKRLRGIELVVQSLAEKGGVDFDGIMQSAADDLVDFKGDEVMCLNTKPKREWEAGLEAVRVMEMMMRMTTMAMGDMITMARVICMVMSTMITMAMGNMMTMEMRMTMAMAVAMAMMMIGYKSLMIFKSCQNVVMLDI, encoded by the exons ATGAGCTGGATGGGGAAGCGGGGGTTGGGTGGGGAGAGCCCGCACTGTCGGAGAAGACGAACGAGGGCTGGCGGCCCCGGAGCTACCTCCACTACCTCGCCGCCGCATCCAGTCCGACCCTGCCTCCTGCAAGCACGGCGACTTCTTCGACACCGTCTGGGCGGGCCACGAGCTAACCACGCCCAATCTCTTCAG TGGCGTTTCAAGTGCGACCCATCGGAGCAAGAGAAGGCAGATGGTGTTTTGGAGGAGAACTTAACTAGGAAAGTGAAGCAGATGCTACATGAGGAAAAGGCGGCAGCCATAAAAATATTAAAGAAGAAGGGACAATTGCCTACAGAACTAACAAAAGAGGATGAGGATGGTAACCGCTGGCCAACTAAGGAAGCTTTAATTTCTGCAAAGAGAGTTGACTTTGGAACAGACGTTGGTTGGCGTCTACTATGTGAGCACTGGACTAGTACTGGATTTAGAGGGTTATCTTTAACCAACAAGAGGAACAGACTTGCTAATGGGAACACTGTCTTCCATTGCAGTGGTGCTAGAAATGTTGTCGCCACGCGTCAATTTCTG AAACTCAAAACCGGGAAAGACCCTGGAATTTCTGGTGCTTGGCTTCACACGCACAAATTGCATCGAGGGACTGATGAAGAGCAGATATGCAGTCAAAGAACTGCTGATCATTGG gaggatttTGATAAGGCAATGAAAAATGCCCATGGAGAAAATTGGGAAGAGGAGCACCCGGATTTAGATGGACAGATCATCTATGAAGCATCAGGCAGAATGCCACATGGCAGGCTGGGAATTGCTAATGAGTTGTTTAGCAAAGCAGAGAAGGCGAAGTTTAAGTCTAAAAGGGCGATGGCCTCACAGCCGGTGCAGTCTGCTAAGGAGGAGCGTCTAGAAAGAGAAAACAAACATTTGAAGCAGGAGATCAAGCGTCTTCGAGGCATTGAGCTTGTTGTTCAG TCTTTGGCTGAGAAAGGGGGAGTCGACTTTGATGGCATAATGCAATCAGCAGCAGATGACTTG GTGGATTTCAAAGGGGACGAGGTGATGTGCCTCAACACCAAACCGAAAAG GGAATGGGAAGCAGGACTGGAGGCAGTACGAGTCATGgaaatgatgatgaggatgactaCTATGGCAATGGGGGATATGATAACTATGGCGAGGGTGATCTGTATGGTGATGAGCACTATGATCACTATGGCCATGGGGAATATGATGACTATGGAGATGAGGATGACTATGGCTATGGCGGTGGCGATGGCGATGATGATGATTGGCTATAAAAGTCTAATGATATTCAAGTCATGCCAAAATGTAGTTATGTTAGATATTTGA
- the LOC109742667 gene encoding paired amphipathic helix protein Sin3-like 3 isoform X2 gives MASPNEADDDNFGYKGGEKEYMLETMQCLLFARENLPGDVYHEFVKTMTGIWKKRADPDGEIRNICPENCIETALKLFQGCPTVKQSFLNFTEGRSPFDGNGNVDAVAVNPLMQKPMDFLSRVKTCPNISDDDYAAFLQTMQDFCRDRTMTPREVYSNVERCMRNCPELLEEFIDNFLPADLKALVKENDNHSLDGVHMKEGNGVSPHTEEDEEDKVKPLPAWTTSRIDELPPKLEPKELKRHCTPSYYLLPDNCIPQLSYRTELGRSILNDALICPVSEEESPNHKAANEYEAKMLLCEEDMFESDMLLQWFSVTADFIANLQHRAGSDVKIKEQLTPLHRRCIIRLYGEEFLEALLDTDNASAALPVILSRLNHSIVELQEARLRLRKTRSEVMAKNYYRALDHRGPSFKQLDAKRMSRKALLAEAKEINAMKPKAEDQYANPDIHRDISSIISSACASEEKQMVTWTKIVHPFLSAHCAQPSSEETVAPEKACEHCGTRKDILNNNPDAFTDNNLPLSSKRGEFVSKNSKDFSSSHDGSGADIEEGEFIPDRETIVSDVMRGAGKEPVSCDVAASVRDGLSSRCRIIDSSEPSTRDHGDKHEKQHESRQTSAKPRGVKGGTCCFLVVLRRLYQI, from the exons ATGGCGTCTCCCAATGAAGCTGACGACGACAATTTTGGATACAAAGGGGGGGAAAAAGAGTACATGCTGGAGACTATGCAATGCTTGCTATTTGCTAGAGAGAACCTCCCCGGTGACGTGTACCACGAGTTTGTCAAGACCATGACCGGCATTTGGAAAAAACG TGCCGACCCTGATGGTGAAATAAGGAATATCTGCCCTGAAAACTGCATAGAGACGGCCTTGAAGCTATTCCAGGGCTGTCCTACAGTTAAACAGAGCTTCTTGAACTTTACCGAAGGCCGTAGCCCCTTCGACGGCAATGGCAATGTCGATGCCGTTGCTGTCAACCCCCTGATGCAGAAACCAATGGATTTTCTTTCCAGAGTGAAG ACATGTCCTAACATCAGCGACGATGATTATGCTGCTTTTTTACAAACCATGCAAGATTTTTGCAGGGACAGGACCATGACCCCTCGAGAAGTTTACAGTAAT GTGGAGAGATGCATGCGTAACTGCCCTGAGCTGTTGGAAGAGTTTATAGATAATTTTCTCCCGGCAGACCTGAAG GCCTTAGTTAAAGAAAATGATAATCACAGCTTGGATGGTGTCCATATGAAAGAAG GTAATGGAGTGTCGCCTCACACTGAAGAGGACGAGGAAGACAAGGTTAAACCCTTGCCAGCATGGACTACCTCAAGAATTGATGAATTGCCCCCAAAATTGGAACCCAAGGAACTCAAAAGACATTGCACTCCTAGCTATTACCTGCTGCCAGATAAT TGTATACCTCAATTGAGTTACCGGACCGAACTGGGAAGGTCTATTCTCAACGATGCTTTGATTTGTCCTGTATCTGAGGAGGAAAGCCCTAACCATAAAGCTGCAAATGAATATGAAGCAAAAATGTTGCTTTGCGAAGAAGACAT GTTTGAGAGTGACATGCTCCTGCAGTGGTTTAGTGTGACTGCGGACTTCATTGCGAATCTCCAACATCGTGCTGGCAGCGATGTGAAGATTAAGGAACAACTAACTC CTCTACATAGGAGATGCATCATAAGACTATATGGTGAGGAATTTCTTGAAGCTCTGTTGGATACCGACAATGCTAGTGCTGCTCTCCCTGTTATACTTTCTCGTTTGAATCACAGCATAGTAGAACTACAGGAGGCACGATTGCGTTTGCGTAAGACTCGCTCAGAAGTTATGGCAAAAAATTACTACAGAGCACTTGATCATCGCGGCCCCTCTTTCAAACAACTGGATGCAAAGAGAATGAGCCGGAAAG CTTTGCTGGCTGAAGCCAAAGAAATCAATGCAATGAAGCCAAAGGCTGAAGATCAATATGCTAATCCTGACATACACAGGGACATAAGCAGCATAATCTCCTCTGCATGCGCTTCTGAAGAGAAGCAGATGGTGACTTGGACAAAAATAGTACATCCATTTCTTTCTGCTCACTGTGCACAGCCTTCATCAGAGGAAACTGTAGCTCCTGAAAAAGCTTGTGAACATTGCGGCACCAGAAAAGATATTCTAAATAACAATCCTGATGCTTTCACTGACAATAATCTTCCTCTATCGTCCAAG AGAGGTGAATTCGTAAGCAAAAATTCCAAAGACTTTAGCTCTTCACACGATGGTTCTGGTGCAGACATTGAGGAAGGCGAGTTCATACCCGATCGAGAAACCATTGTGTCGGATGTCATGCGTGGTGCCGGAAAAGAACCAGTAAGTTGTGATGTTGCTGCTTCTGTTAGAGATGGGTTGAGCTCTCGTTGCCGCATAATCGATTCTTCCGAACCTAGTACTCGTGACCATGGGGACAAACATGAAAAGCAGCATGAATCAAGGCAAACATCTGCTAAACCGCGTGGTGTGAAAGGAGGAACTTGTTGTTTCCTCGTTGTGCTTCGCAGGCTCTACCAG ATTTAA
- the LOC109742684 gene encoding uncharacterized protein isoform X3 has translation MLHEEKAAAIKILKKKGQLPTELTKEDEDGNRWPTKEALISAKRVDFGTDVGWRLLCEHWTSTGFRGLSLTNKRNRLANGNTVFHCSGARNVVATRQFLKLKTGKDPGISGAWLHTHKLHRGTDEEQICSQRTADHWEDFDKAMKNAHGENWEEEHPDLDGQIIYEASGRMPHGRLGIANELFSKAEKAKFKSKRAMASQPVQSAKEERLERENKHLKQEIKRLRGIELVVQSLAEKGGVDFDGIMQSAADDLVDFKGDEVMCLNTKPKREWEAGLEAVRVMEMMMRMTTMAMGDMITMARVICMVMSTMITMAMGNMMTMEMRMTMAMAVAMAMMMIGYKSLMIFKSCQNVVMLDI, from the exons ATGCTACATGAGGAAAAGGCGGCAGCCATAAAAATATTAAAGAAGAAGGGACAATTGCCTACAGAACTAACAAAAGAGGATGAGGATGGTAACCGCTGGCCAACTAAGGAAGCTTTAATTTCTGCAAAGAGAGTTGACTTTGGAACAGACGTTGGTTGGCGTCTACTATGTGAGCACTGGACTAGTACTGGATTTAGAGGGTTATCTTTAACCAACAAGAGGAACAGACTTGCTAATGGGAACACTGTCTTCCATTGCAGTGGTGCTAGAAATGTTGTCGCCACGCGTCAATTTCTG AAACTCAAAACCGGGAAAGACCCTGGAATTTCTGGTGCTTGGCTTCACACGCACAAATTGCATCGAGGGACTGATGAAGAGCAGATATGCAGTCAAAGAACTGCTGATCATTGG gaggatttTGATAAGGCAATGAAAAATGCCCATGGAGAAAATTGGGAAGAGGAGCACCCGGATTTAGATGGACAGATCATCTATGAAGCATCAGGCAGAATGCCACATGGCAGGCTGGGAATTGCTAATGAGTTGTTTAGCAAAGCAGAGAAGGCGAAGTTTAAGTCTAAAAGGGCGATGGCCTCACAGCCGGTGCAGTCTGCTAAGGAGGAGCGTCTAGAAAGAGAAAACAAACATTTGAAGCAGGAGATCAAGCGTCTTCGAGGCATTGAGCTTGTTGTTCAG TCTTTGGCTGAGAAAGGGGGAGTCGACTTTGATGGCATAATGCAATCAGCAGCAGATGACTTG GTGGATTTCAAAGGGGACGAGGTGATGTGCCTCAACACCAAACCGAAAAG GGAATGGGAAGCAGGACTGGAGGCAGTACGAGTCATGgaaatgatgatgaggatgactaCTATGGCAATGGGGGATATGATAACTATGGCGAGGGTGATCTGTATGGTGATGAGCACTATGATCACTATGGCCATGGGGAATATGATGACTATGGAGATGAGGATGACTATGGCTATGGCGGTGGCGATGGCGATGATGATGATTGGCTATAAAAGTCTAATGATATTCAAGTCATGCCAAAATGTAGTTATGTTAGATATTTGA